The Vicia villosa cultivar HV-30 ecotype Madison, WI linkage group LG1, Vvil1.0, whole genome shotgun sequence genome includes a region encoding these proteins:
- the LOC131643931 gene encoding caffeoylshikimate esterase-like, producing the protein MTRLSLWHRTRAHPSSSVPPPSPYVIVIDSFIHHVTRNYKSLCIFTKIFTISNLHHHHHKLLFSSTSTNLMDLRFEYKEGYWKNSREMQLFTCKWLPISSSPKALVFLCHGYGMECSRFMKEIGEKLASAGYGVFGMDYEGHGYSAGVRCYITKFDNIVNDCSSFFKSICELQEYKGKAKFLYGESMGGAVSLLLHKKDPSFWDGAVFVAPMCKISEKLKPHPVVVSILTGLVGVIPKWKIVPAKDVINSAFKVQAKREMIRKNKLIYQDKPRLRTALELLRASLSVETILHEVTLPFLVLHGEEDKVTDPEISKVLYDRASSVDKTMKLYPGMWHGLTSGETDENIELVLEDIISWLDKRAKSKASLEFYLPVPTYKGSNINEFQEGRTRASL; encoded by the exons ATGACACGTCTTTCTCTGTGGCACAGAACTAGGGCCCACCCTTCTTCCTCTGTCCCACCACCATCTCcttatgttattgttattgatTCATTCATTCATCACGTAACTAGAAACTACAAAAGCCTTTGCATATTTACGAAGATTTTCACCATATCAAACCTCCATCATCACCATCATAAACTACTCTTCTCATCAACATCCACTAACTTGATGGATTTGAGATTTGAATACAAAGAA GGTTACTGGAAGAACTCAAGGGAAATGCAACTATTCACATGCAAATGGTTGCCTATTTCTTCTTCTCCCAAGGCTCTTGTTTTCCTTTGTCATG GGTATGGAATGGAATGCAGTAGATTTATGAAAG AAATCGGAGAGAAATTAGCCTCTGCAGGATATGGTGTGTTCGGTATGGACTATGAAGGACATGGATACTCTGCAGGTGTTCGTTGTTACATAACCAAATTTGACAACATTGTCAACGACTGTTCcagctttttcaaatcaatttgtg AGCTCCAAGAGTACAAGGGAAAGGCCAAATTCTTATATGGAGAATCAATGGGGGGAGCAGTGTCCCTACTATTACATAAAAAGGATCCTTCGTTTTGGGACGGTGCCGTTTTTGTGGCACCAATGTGTAAGATATCAGAGAAGTTGAAACCACATCCTGTTGTTGTTAGTATATTGACAGGATTGGTAGGAGTAATTCCCAAGTGGAAAATAGTTCCCGCAAAGGATGTCATCAATTCGGCATTCAAAGTTCAGGCCAAACGTGAAATG ATAAGGAAAAACAAGTTAATATATCAGGACAAGCCAAGGTTAAGAACAGCATTGGAGTTGCTTAGAGCTAGTTTAAGTGTTGAAACCATCTTACATGAG GTAACATTGCCTTTTTTAGTTTTACATGGAGAGGAAGATAAAGTGACAGATCCAGAAATAAGCAAGGTATTATATGATAGAGCTAGTAGTGTAGACAAGACCATGAAACTGTACCCTGGAATGTGGCATGGGTTAACATCTGGTGAGACTGATGAAAATATTGAACTTGTTTTGGAAGACATCATCAGTTGGCTGGACAAAAGAGCTAAGAGCAAGGCAAGTTTGGAGTTTTATTTACCTGTTCCAACTTACAAGGGCAGTAATATTAATGAGTTTCAGGAAGGCCGCACTCGTGCATCACTGTAG
- the LOC131643932 gene encoding outer envelope pore protein 16-4, chloroplastic has product MEEDLDDVVPCTSLAVESILRVGTAGAIWGLCTGPYDARTQGLKGIARAYFVANSVRVFGTQCGLVAGVFSITHCGVKKYRRRNDWVNGLIGGAAAGAVVAARTRSWPQVIGMAGLVSVFCAAADYSRT; this is encoded by the exons ATGGAAGAAGACTTGGACGATGTCGTTCCATGTACATCCCTCGCCGTTGAGTCTATCCTTCGAGTCGGAACG GCCGGTGCAATTTGGGGTTTGTGTACTGGTCCCTACGATGCTCGTACACAGG GTCTTAAAGGCATAGCTCGAGCTTATTTTGTG GCAAACTCGGTTCGCGTATTTGGGACTCAATGTG GACTTGTAGCTGGAGTTTTCAGCATTACTCACTGTGGCGTTAAGAAATACAGGAGGCGCAACGATTGG GTCAATGGTTTGATTGGGGGAGCTGCAGCAGGTGCAGTTGTTGCTGCTAGGACACGAAGTTGGCCGCAAGTGATTGGGATGGCCGGTTTGGTTTCTGTTTTCTGTGCTGCAGCTGACTATTCTAGAACATAA